The DNA region ctcgtattcTTTTAGGTGTCGAGAAGCATAATCAATCACTTTCCCACGTTGCATCAACACAACACCTAACCCCTGctttgaagcatctgtatacacaacaaaatcctcagTACCACAAGGAAGTACTAATACAGGGGCAGAAGTTAACTTATCTTTCAAAGTTTGGAAAGCTTGTTGGCATTCTATGCTCCATTCAAATTTGATAGCTTTTCGTGTCAAGCTCGTCAATGGCAATGCTATTTTTGAGAAATCCGCTATGAAACGTCTGTAATAccctgccaaaccaagaaaactccgTACCTCTGAAACTGTCTTTGGAATGGACCATTGCTTAATAGATTCAATCTTGGATGGATCGACTACTATTACTTCTTTCGATACAATATGGTTCAAAAACGCCACTTGCtctaaccaaaactcacatttctttaatTTCGCATATAATTGCTTCTCCCTCAATGTCTGTAACACGATCCTTAAATGCTCACTGTGAAGTTCTCGTGTCTTAGAATATATTAaaatgtcgtcaataaatacaATCACAATAGCATCCAAATACGGATTAAAGACACGATTAATCAAATCCATAAacactgaaggagcattagttaatccaaacgacatcaccaaaaattcataatggccatacctcgttctaaaagcagtcttgggtATGTCCTCCGTttttactttcaattgatgatatccagatcgaaGATCGATTTTCAAAACACGGTGGccccttgcaattgatcaaaaagaTCGTTGATTCGAGGtaaaggatatttatttttaatagttACCTTGTTGAGTTCGCGGTAATCAATGCATAACCTCAatgatccatctttctttttctcgaacaaaaccggagctccccatggcGAGGAACTAGGATGAATGAATCCTTTATCTAATAGCTCCTGTAATTGATTCTTCAATTCCTTCATCTCAGTTggagccattctgtacggagctttaGAAATTGGGGCTGTTCTGgactcaattcaataacaaactctACCTCTCGATCTGGAGGTAACCCAGGCACATCATCAGCAAATATATCAGGATATTCCTGAACCACTTCAATATTCTGTAATTGAACATTACTGTCCTTATTCACATCCGATACTAAAGCCAGAAAACTAGTACATCCCttattcaacaatttaatagcTTGCAAGCAAGAAATAATGGGAGTACTTATCGATGAGCCTAGACCAACAATTTCATTATTCTCATGgtcatcaattaaaaatttcaCGGTCTTTTCCACACAATCAATTACTGAACGATAAacagataaccaatccatacccaatataacatcaaaaacaaccaTCAAAATCACAATAATGTCAGCATACAACAATCTCGAACCTATTTGTACCGGACATGCCTTAAGGATACTAGTAGGACAAATCTCATCACGAGAGAGCAACATAATATTAAAATGTAACGACATGACAGTAGGTTCGCGAGATAAAGAGTGCATAAATACTTCAGACATAAAGGAATGAGtcgcaccagtatcaatcaacaTAAGTGCTTCCTTGCCAGATATTAGAATATTACCTGATATGACTGAAGAATCAGGATTGGCACCCTCTTTTGTCATTGTGAAAATCCTTCCTTGAACCTTCCCTTTATCATAGGAGAGAGGACACTTTTGTGCTATATGTCCCATTTCCTTGCATCGATAACATCGGCCACTCCCAACTAAACACTCACCTTTGTGTGGCTTGCCACACTTAGGACATAACGGTCGCTCCATCTCTGAAGAAGGCGCCGAAGGTTTATTGCGTTGTTCcatcttgccttttcctttgtAACCACCTCGAGTACTAGTACTTGTCCCTTGCCCTCTCGCTTGAAAAGATTGCCTTCTTAACTGCCACTCTTTTTCAATATCTTGTTCGTCATGCTCGGCAAGTAGGGCTCGCTCAACGATGTCTTGATAGGTGATCGCTTTTGCCATGTGAACATCCCTTCTAATTTCCGATTTCAATCCACGAAGGAAATGTTCTCCTTTGTCTTTATCATTTTCAGCAATAAATGGGACAAAAATACAGCCTTCttcaaatttcaaagtttaCTCTGCGACGGACATAGCATCTtgcttcaattcaagaaattcCTTCACCTTCTTAGCTCTAACTTCTCTTGAAAATTATTTGTCATAGAATAACTCTTTGAACTCTTCCCATTTTAACTCGCGAACATTGACTGTCACTTTAGTAACTTCCCACCAAATGCGAGCAGCTTTCACTAGCATAAACACAGTACAGCTCATTCTATCTCGATCAATGAACTTAAGGTAGTCAAATATAGCCTCCAATGATTTGACCAATTCAAGAGCTACAAGTGGATCGGGACCGCCGACAAATTTAGGAGGGTTCATCTGCCTGAATAATTCATAAAAACCTCCTTCAGCGCTTTCCACTCTACCCTGTCCTCTTTCTTGACCACGGCCTTGAGTTGAATGGTGGATACTCAGTAGCTGTTGAATTTGTTCACCATGTACATTCGCTTGTTCTTTCAATAGCTTACAAAATTCATCTACAACTTTTACAGTCTTATCAGTGGGAGAGGTCCTTTCGACCCCTTCAGTAGTCTTTCGTTTAGGAAGCATTTCCTACACATAAGCTCACTTTAACATAGACAGGAAGAAGTAATAAATCAATAGCAatgaaatcaaatcatttcccAATGTTAAATCAATAGATGCAGGATCGAAAACATATCGGATTGTCCTAGGTAGAAGAAGTCATTTATGGTCCAAGAACTTTCGCTCGGATACCAATTGAAACACCTCACTCCCAtgacatttaaattaaataaagaacaTTTGCGGAAGCCTTAGCATTTAAAAGGGAAAGGACAATATACCATTTACATCATAAACAGTTTCAACACTTATATACATGACCAttcaaaaaatatcattcaataCATAGCTAAAAGCTAACACATTCAacaaaatacatgatattttaaaatttcacatGTCTATTCTACCCCATATAAAAGAGACATGATAAAAAGTCTTTCCCCATGGCATTCTATATGACTTCTCCCGCCTCGAACAATCCGTTTCAATCATTTTTATCACCTGCATCAGATgccataactggaatgagaatAAACTCAGTAAATAGAAAGCTATACATAgcaattacatatatataactTTGGCTTAAAACGTGGCTATAACAATGACAATGAAAGTGTAATGATACTATCTTCAATGAACATTACATAATCAAGGCAATATGGATAGTATCTCATGGCATAATTTAAAGGAAAAGAAATGATATTAtgtgacctgtgacctgtgacctgtgGATAGTACctctttgatatataaatatatcaaaactgtgagagatactcataatcatgtgattggccaatgacatgcatgaattactaTCATTCCTTAGCTTTAATCAAAGGAAATCTCATTGAGACATTTATACAAACACTTGGTAGGCACAATGATATATTAGCTCCTTgatcaatgaattcaattaaattcCTTGAACAATGAATATTTAACAATATACATATCAATTATATGCCAATGAAAGGAGCTAATTAACAATAATATGGCTTGatacatataaaaatcatgtgagcacatGAAAGGAAGCTTCTACTTACAACCCACAAGCACTATGGTTGCTATGATAACTTCAATGGAATTCCTACAACataatacataataaccatcaaCAATTATCACCAATATCAAAAGACTCCATCAACTCAATATGAACcttaattttcttaaatttttctaaactaaatataattttcttacATTGTTGCTTGAAAATTGAGATAGGAGAATTTAAACAAGAACCTAAAATCCTTGAGCTTGATGTAGAAGATGAGGGAGAGAAACTTTGGAGAGAAGAAGGCTTGAATCGATGGAATGATAAGGGGAAAGAGGAAAATGAGTAGAAGGCCTTATCCAATGCAATATATAAACCTTTTAGTGCTTACAAacgtgttttttattttttatacaggccgcttggcgcatatgcgcgactttcggggcgcatatgcgcgccctcttcTGCCCAAACATTAAACTTCAGCACCGGCACATATGCGCACCACATTCTGCcacaaaactcatttttatcttccgaatttgcaaaagggtcaacataaaaattgtagccctatgtgttttcttgcatctccaattggcctcatgtcatttgaagctttgagtaaaaagttatgctcattctcccaacatgtgtcagtgaaggaacaacgatacacacgacacacttcgtgCCACTTTTGGCTCGTTTTTCCtattgatttgaacaaaactcaaaacatgaaagttatagccttatatcttatctttttaatggaagtggcctcacatcaattggatcaatatacaaaacattatgctaaaaaccacaactactgtcATCCTTTTCATAAAATTTCTGTACTccaatcttctaaaaactaTAGTCATCAAAGCATCCACTCCAAAACCTCCACCAAATCCAATACCAACACAAACTCAAACCTTTTAACAATCATCAATGAACTCATTCCCCTCCATAACCATCAACAACTATGAACATAATACCAAAACAATAACCATAAACAATGACCATATTTTAACCATCCCAATTGTTAGTGTAGGTGCACGGctagccaacttgtggctccgGCTTTATTTTCTCTGATgcaaaataatctttattttaataatattttacgattttattcgattatggcattatactttatctgtatacaaattcaaactgctttgataaagtccttgaaaatacaataggtaccatgaggtctgcgtcccAGCGTAAGATAATGAAACTAAGTAGGAAGCGtaccatatattataaacaggttcctagtcgattcagccgcctaaaacaaggataaaggtcgctcgagctggagactagcatctgtagagtaaacaccatgtttcattggtaagggaaTAGATATATCCATTCACACAggtgggtgatcatatgatgatgcactgaacaaccctccctcggactgtccaagtggttctcacttatctagtggaatagtccgcagttatggttgtacaccatttgTCCTTTGACCCGAGACAATGtaagggctatacgtactagcatgcactttgatccgtttaccgactccatcgagggtcatcaggtggcgaggttgggtgtagtttcgaaatgcGTAGGAGAAaatacattgtagtcggggattcagcGTTTACCTACGGgtaaagatatcctatgtggtcTGATGAGTCAATAGTGCAAGGAATCTTTGGCCGGAGTAAGACATGTGTAGTTTGGAAAGGTGTTTCCTCAGTTGCGCATACCATGAcactattactcaaagataaatcacatcgctatcgaattcatatgcaactctcgatataccaatggttgcagattcgatcgggatatatgtgtttaagagaccatactgtacgctaaccatgactaaaggttcttgcaggcactatcagtgatacctaggggatcatggggcgatgctactagacgctcttaccatgatccgatgggtacaatcagaaatgagttctgacattcttgatcaaggtgttggtgaaaagaatgaggctaactaggataagcccgaataagaataaattttattctaaatcacatggagatgtgaacccacaactagctgtatccctgaatcattgagggtcacacaagtaccggattatgtgttcccgttgagatagtgaaatttcaaggagttggaatttggcgactatagtttgatggagattaaacaagaagcttataaaggagtttatgagctgattccataggatggaagaaatggaagttggcATGACTGCTAGACAAGGAAgaagagtggaactgcctgttttgtgaaggaattcactaaaactggcagctgccaaaaatggtaactgccatatatggtaagttctaaatttggtaagtgaaaattttgatcttcgaaattttttattttcttaatatgaacaagatttgtatccttgatacatcggcgctctcggatcgttgatcgaggttataataagttcgaaatcatttttttagtgaatttggaatttactaattaaatgatggtgctagtagtggtgactactaacatgcataaattcccataaatattctagaggagtctagaattaaattaactaaggagttagtttataaattgaataatttttatttaatttaatatacatatacatgtatatattttatatgatgatataaaatatgtgtatataatattaatatatcatttattactaaaggttaataaatacattataaattaattatataggagtttaaaaataatgaaattattagagtccttgtgggagagtgagactcctaattagattcGGAGTCTCTCTCTATATATGCACTACTAGAActcataattaatttttatgattttacacacaaaatggaaaaaaaagcTCTCCAAAACATTCATAATTCCATGCCAAATATTtgggaaaagaaaattttgccAATTGTTTTATTCCATCATGCCACACCACTGTCGTTGTTTCGTCTCCgtcttttggaaattcggagacTACAATCTCAACGCAAGAAATGTTTGGAAttactagtgcaatccaagcgatGAACATAGTttctgatcgtggacctaattaggcgatcaaaggaGGCAAGCCGTTCGTAGAGAattacaagaagggctatatccGTCTAAacaccggaatagtttggagttccagcgttaagaacgcaaatatataattctaaacaccctattgatgtttttaaacacacgatgaccaagaacaaaatttttaaacttccgctggtcttaggtgcgagaatacgatgtcccaacaccaataaacataaacataatcaATGACCATTCCATGTAAACTCAACCACCAAAACCATATAAAATATCCATTACTATACCTTcccataataaatcataaattacacCATCAACAGTAACATGATAAAATGTCGGGATAttacattaaaatttaataattgttaGTACCAgctcaaatttaaaataaaattttaaagagtttatttaacccacttttttttttatctaaaaaaatctttagatttatttataataaaatcaaaccaaatcctataataaaactaaaaattattaatactatccattcaaatatttgaattttttaaattagattatgattaaataaaattatatattgataactaatctaatacaTTAAAATCTTTGATCGGTTAAATTTCATTAgcatcaaatcaaacataaataACTATCTAATCCATTCAAATCTTTAGATTGAATAAATTAGATTAGGATTAAATCAAATTATATAGAGAGAATGATTTAATTCATTAAATTCTTAGATTGTGTTGGAGTACAATAATTGTCTCTACTTAGTAAGCAATCAAAATGTGGTGACTGACCTGTAcggtttaaaatattagaatttCACCATTACTGCTAGATaaaacttttggtaaagcggtaagcgctCGGTCCTTCAATTTTTATAAGAGTCAAGGTCATaagttcgattctcattgattgcaattaTTGTGATAAAGGTTGTTTGGTGTAATCATTGTCTCTACTTGGTAGACCAATTAAAATGTGGTGGTTGAGTTGTTGTACAGTTTAAAAGATTATAGTTGCACCATTATCAATAgctataatttttggtaaagcggcaaacgCTCAATCCTAGaggtttaataaataaaatatgcaTGTAAAACACTCGAATATATGATCGTTAGCGTGGGGTGCGAAGAAGAATGAATGGGCGAAGATGTAGagccaaaaatcagtacacgtaaaacacattatttatttaaattcttacttatttatttaattttaaaatgatttttagcgaCACGTGAATTATGAAAttgctttattttgaattttctcAAATTTATGTGATGctcgttaaaatattttcttgagttttatgtttcagacgattattcaaTGTGGGAttggggaaaagagaccggtgacgatttgggcgatttgtaaaatgtggtattttatttcaaatcaagaatttgacattttaaatgatttatgaagttttaagcattttaaaacctaatttaattattagatgtttttttaagattttaaagtttatcacttgagtatttttttttctaaattataGGATTTTTAGTAGGTTAGTAATATTAATTAGCAagttaattataatttaaaccCCTTAATTCCCACTAACCCACTAACACACACACGCTACTCATTCACGCACACACAAAATATTACACACACACGCACATGCTTTGCACATACACACATCTCTTGCATCCTTTCATTTCTTTTTGGAGAGAATTGGTAGGATTCTTAGTTCTTTGTCCAGCAGCCACCTTCCCCTTCAAATTATTTCTGCAACCACACGTTGATTTTAGCAGCAAAATCGTGACTCAAGTCGCCCGGATCGCTTTCTGCACCGCGTCGCTTCGTTATTCGTCacatcgtgagttttaaagataaaatacgtgtatattcttttatttttgcatcgatcttgtcgtagtaagtattttgatgtatatttatgaaaaatctgcgtatgttatgcaaaagtttgagcaaaaatgtttaaaacgattttggatcaaaattttagatctcaaaacagAGTCCGCTATCATTTTGAATACTGTGCATTTTCGTTGAATTTCCTGGAaacactttcaacatataaaacgtagtactatTTGATACCTtagatttgacagtaaattcttaatttttgaaaatgaaacgagtgagttatgatttagtgggactgctcaagctgtgaaatttctgtgtcacaaaacccgtcatcctctgttattttgaattctgcgaCCTATAAGGTTGGTTTTATGGAAAATATTTCAACATATGCTTTGTattactctgtgttatcttcgatttgataacaaattcataattttctgatagaaaatgagagagatatgatttttatcttaaaaccgctcaagctgtgaaaatttgggcatgttcttcacgttttcgcaagttttggttgcaggcttcgttgggatctcCTGAATCTTTGCTGATGTGGCTAGGGCAGTATGTCCAGAACGTTCCAACGAAGCCCTTGAGGTTTTTAAgtttgttcgacgtgcaaaagaaaatgttttatttttgaggtatactaaatgtcttgtgactaaATATAAATGGGTTCAGAAGTcgatgaacgtggccgaggacctctccaccctggtaaagcatgaccgggtttagatcaagattggacAGCAGTAAACATGACCAGGGACGAATCCACcaggtaaagcatgactggggatctcatgtatgtgatactggacatccctgccagcccagtactgtggtttagtctgattaggCGCATTATGTTaggggtcacttgctttgaaacatatctctttgcaaaatgatgaagtttatgcatgttcaagtatgtacgacgcaagtatgtttatgaaaagttttacgatgatggcacgtctatttttatgttattatgttcaagtttcagtatgtacgctctactttaaaatgcaagtggttttattatgtattacttgttacttccaatttatacatgttgagtctttagactcactagacttgatcgatgcaggtgaggacgagtatgaaaagacgaggggtggggaccaatgtgttagagtaggtgcccgtcgagccaagtgttgcctagggttcatgtttaaactctatgtataaacaatctttattttaaaaatatttaaaattattgttttggcacatctttgtcggtatacccatgctagttgcataaataaagtccttgaatatacaaatagtagaaagaatatgagatgctcatatgatgagcatcatgaaactcatatttggaatgcTGTATATTATAAAAagttcctagtcaattcagccGCCATTAATAAtgataaaggccgctcgagtttgagactagtatctacgatgtgagtaccttgtttcattggtaggggacattgcgATGTccaagcatgcagataggtgctccttgtagagtgcactgaacaaccctccataaaagactttccaagtggttctcacttatcgagtgaaaacgtactagtttatggttgtacatcattagtccttatgacccgggacaacattgtgactctatatgctagcaatGCACTCTGatttgtttaccgactcatatggggtcatcaggtggcaagattgggtgctctgtcgaaacatataggagtctctggattgtagtcggggattcatcgctttccttcgggtatggatatcctatgtgatctcatgtgtatgtagtttgaaatatctgatcagagtgttggtggtaattaagaaaggggtttcttagattacaccatcgatgcaactacgacatgacacatagtatcgattctttaacaactctcgatataccaatagttgtcgaatcgttcgggatatatgagatgaaaggactGTACTGTACTCTAACCATAAtgaaatggttcttgcaggcactatcatttgatacctagggaatcatgtaagcgatgctgcttggcgtttaacatgattgattgggtacaatcagacttgagttctgacgtttttattatcaaggaattgataattaagaatggagcaactatggtatgctcatataaggacatgtttagtcatgaatcacattgagatgtaaACCCACTGCTAgtcgtatcaatgaaccattgagggccacacaagtattagctttctagatctcttgagaaggaaattagttcaatgtgttgaacggcttataaaggagtttataagcgcaaaaaaaaaaaaagaagtatgacttctatataGGGAATGTagtttttaatttatggaagtgttcctaaattaatagttggctcaaataaataacatatttgaaaattgtgattttcataaatattattatggactaaaataaattaattcaagtgttgaattaattaaacactagtggacctagtagagttcaaataattaaattaattcaattgttgaattaaataaataacattgggccttgtagaacccaattagaaataattagtCAACTAGTGGGCATGAGTAAATTCAtgtaaagtttaattggtctcaaatttgattgagacatttaaattaaaatccatgGGTTTTGTAATTGTaacaagcccaaataaaattgCATTTTTGGGAGGTAAAGGGTTGGAGGCAACATTTCAACAAACAGGGCATGGCATGCTAATGCACTTTTCAACTTTTTCAATCACCAAGAAAGTTTTCTTCTCTCCTCCTTGCACATGCTTTGGCCGAAACTTCTTCCATTTTTCCCCTCAATATTtacttcttcaattgttgatggAAGCTTATCCTTCTAAaaaaaaatcctctaatttttttagtgaaaaattagaggggatcttccttgttggtggtgggcttatcatcaatcctttgtgatttacaggtaaaattctaaaacactctatgtatgacatttttgtgtttttgttattTGTTACACTTAAAAGGGGTGCATGGTTTTGTCTTGTTCAAAAACATTAATTTtcaaacttccgttgcgcttccgggcACCATAATCGATCcgctttcaagtggtatcagagctatggttACTTTTATGTGTagaaaatacatgatattatattgaggtcaatttctaaccgcatgagaaaaTCGTCACAACAAATCGAGGGCCAAGAAAAGGGCTGTTTTCGGCCCCATGTTGCTGCTCATTTCGGACAGCCTCAATTAGGCTTTGCTCTAGCTTCTTAAGGGGTTATTACTTCCTTAATAGCTCAACACATGTACTCTTTACCTGCTTATGCATTCATAGTGATAGACgtggtttttacatgttttattgcattagtttgtgtgtgtttgcattgtgcatgcgtacatttcATTCAATTTTGTTCATTTAGAGTAAACATGTGCATTTGATCATGTCTCACTTGTGTGTGacaaatttgcaggaaaaatgacCGGAGAACCGAATTTGGAGCAAAGTGCGCAAGCCAAGAAGGAAATGGCAGAAAgactggcgcccgagcggtagaaattTACTGCCCGAGTGCGTGAAGTGACTCACAAGACAAattacagaagatgtggcgctcgagcAATTATATTCTACCCCCCGAGCGCGAGATTTATCCTCTGAAGAAAAAATGTCCAGAACATGTGgcactcgagcggtaatattctaccgcccgagcgccaatgccgCATTCCTCAAGAAAAATTACAGAAGAtatggcgctcgagcggtaatgttctaccgcccaagcgccacctatttttagaaaaaattctTTGTCGATTCCTTACCTTAGTCTTTGGATGTGGATGATATGGAAAGGATCCTTGGACGTTTTTtgatattcagaattcattggAGCAGCCGTCACAAGTTTGaatagggatgtaatcgagtcgagccgaactcttgaatgttggagcttggttcgtttataatcgagccgagctcgagctttatttaacgaatatatgcatggctcacgagcttattcaaacctttatcgagcctaaacaagcttaataaatatgaattatacatttaaatttttattaaattaattaaaaagtaaattatatatttaaagaaaaatattattcttattaaaatttgtaaatttattaaaataaataaatttaatagatttttctttatatttcataaataatatgaaaaatcaataaatcaaatatcaaaactattattttttcatctaaaatatTACTCAtaaacttaccaacgaacatgttcacgagataacgagccgaatactgcaaagcttgagtttggtttgtttattttAACGAGtttcattaaacgagctcagacgagcttttatcgaatcgagtttcgaatagctcacaaacggtttggttcgtttacatccctaagcTTGAAGAGGAACTTTGCTCTTGGAGTGAAGATTCGAAGAGTTCCGGGCGTCGTTCTTCGCAATTTTCATCAAATCTAGTATTTATAacttagtttttatcttttgaacATTGTTGTTTATGTCtattatgaattcgagtagctaaacttaaaatattttttcggatttaaggggatcctaccccgaactctgatttagttaattcatatttcgatttttgatttattcttgattatactattattttatcgtgttgttagagcgtagctaactttaacaacgtttttatattgcgagtgagttcgagagaataacttgtgattggaacgagtagtataatctgcggatctacaatttacatagacatatgaaattggatacgcgccgatagttatagtcctaagggtcgaaaactaggggatttcatagatcgaaatgtgattcactcttgataaataattaaagacatttaattacttcattgagtataATTAGTTTGGCACAGCTCGAGAGAGCGtgtcaattgaataggaaatcctgtcggattcatataatcattatcgaacgaattaattaattaacgaggggtaggtgaaccgaaattcccaacaaattcatttcttattgaattttaatcaacaattttagatattatattttattatttatttattgaatctttttatttgcatgtttattcgagCATACTAGTACTAAaccaatcaatcaaatttcaTTGCTAACgattgaataactgaaaata from Primulina tabacum isolate GXHZ01 chromosome 14, ASM2559414v2, whole genome shotgun sequence includes:
- the LOC142523828 gene encoding uncharacterized protein LOC142523828, with amino-acid sequence MAKAITYQDIVERALLAEHDEQDIEKEWQLRRQSFQARGQGTSTSTRGGYKGKGKMEQRNKPSAPSSEMERPLCPKCGKPHKGECLVGSGRCYRCKEMGHIAQKCPLSYDKGKVQGRIFTMTKEGANPDSSVISGNILISGKEALMLIDTGATHSFMSEVFMHSLSREPTVMSLHFNIMLLSRDEICPTSILKACPVQIGSRLLYADIIVILMVVFDVILGMDWLSVYRSVIDCVEKTVKFLIDDHENNEIVGLGSSISTPIISCLQAIKLLNKGCTSFLALVSDVNKDSNVQLQNIEVVQEYPDIFADDVPGLPPDREELLDKGFIHPSSSPWGAPVLFEKKKDGSLRLCIDYRELNKTRELHSEHLRIVLQTLREKQLYAKLKKCEFWLEQVAFLNHIVSKEVIVVDPSKIESIKQWSIPKTVSEVRSFLGLAGYYRRFIADFSKIALPLTSLTRKAIKFEWSIECQQAFQTLKDKLTSAPVLVLPCGTEDFVVYTDASKQGLGVVLMQRGKVIDYASRHLKEYEKNYPTHDSELAAVVFALNIWRHYLYGEKCEIFTDHKSLSYLFSHKQLNMRQRRWLELVNDYDCTISYHPGKANVVADALSRKCSYLLGSMIQKPLLLDLQRNEIPLVSPGIVSQLSALVLRSTLIDRILREQKLDIQLLELKNNSDLTGVSEFCLNSDGLLTFRGRICVRMGNDIRKDVLIEAHTVPYSVHPGSTKMYQDLRRLYCWPAPLKGVMRFGKKGKLSPRYIGPFEILDKIGDRAYRLALPPDLDRVHNFFHVSMLRKYLSNPSHVIQYESLDLLPNLSYEEMPVQILDRKAKVLRNKEIGLVKVIWRNQVVEPVSQ